TTTACGAATTAATAtaaacccttaaaattatcaATCGACCAATTAAAGCATTAAGAATAGAGAAAAACgccaaataatgaaaattcacacttataattgcataaaagtataatgaacaagaaagaaaatcaaattaagtcattacaaataccaaaagagagtcaacacaaaaataggtaaagagaaaaacaaaaccccaAAAAGAACGGAGCCATGCAcgtccggagaagctgtcacctcctccatggccctaacaccggccctcaagggcctagccttcctctccactaagaaattgcctccaagtctcccaaaggtgtttattaggtttatgagaaaagaaaagatgaaaaaaatcccaaaaagtAGGTCAAAAATGGAATTTATAGTAATTTTTTCGTTCTGGTCCGTCAGGTTCTTTTGCGGCGGTTTAAGTTTCGCTACATTAAACAAAAAGTAAAATCTAGTGCTATTGCAGCGGTTTCTTCCGTTGGGGAAGATATCAGATACGAAATTCTCCTTATTTCTTGGATTCTTTCGTTTTTTCTCcaaatcttctcctaaaataaagcaaataaaaatatataagagataaaaataagattgcaacttaaaataaacttatctaatcctaaattaaagtaaataaatcctaataatatctagaaaataatataaaatgtagaaaaatactaaaaccaaataaaaatattaaaatgtatgaaataagcctaaagtgtcctaaaatgaatgaaatatcctaaaaattatactaaactacatgcaaataagctaggaaaatagccttaaatctcGAGTCATCACCTCCTCTCCTAGATACATTATGAAATAGTAATAAAGGCATGGAGATACATATCATCCACATCCTGCAAAAACCTGTCAAAAAATTGAGCAAAATTTAAATCCAAAAAGCCTTGCAATTCTAATCCAAGAGATGATCCAAACTAGAGTTGTTGGGGTTCCGGAAAAAATAGCAAAGCATGGGTAGGGGTCTCACAAGCAGCACCACAAAATGGATAAGAAGGATCCACACCCATCCCTTGATAGCGAAGAGCCCCACGCACCGAAACAATCTCAAGACAATTTTTCCAAACAAGCTCCTTACACCTCGGTAGTGCCTTTGAATGCCATAGGAGTTTCCAAGCTACAGGTGGAAAACTTAATTCCGatgaagaagaagctgaagagAACTACTCTTGCTGCAAAATGAAATTGTAACCTAAACAATTAGAATAAATATCATCACCattaaatggaaaataaaaatatcttaTTGAGAAAACAAAGACAACATAAcagaaaataattattaccaATGTTCGGACTAAAAATCATAGAAATAAGGTGGCGATCCAAACAAGCCATAGACGGCGAGATAAGATCACCAACCATTTTAATATCAGCCTCCTTCGCCAATCTTGGAGATAAATAATAGGGTACTTGCAGGAAATTAGAAGGGGTTTAGTTCCTTGACTTAAACTAAAAGGGTGTATGTACCTTTACTGATATTTAAAAGTGTTTCAGACCCTGACATGAAATGAAAAGGAGTTTCGGTCCGCGACAGGAAATAAAAGGGGTTTCAGACCCCGACGTGAAATTAAAAAGGGTTTTGGACCCCGACAGAAAATAAAAGGGGTTTCGGACCCCGATAAGAAATAAAAACGGTTTCGGATCCTAACAGAAAATTAAAAGGGCTGACTACATTGTTTTTATAATTAAGGATCAAGACTCTAGTTTAGAATAAACCTATATTGATGCCTAAAAATGATGACTGATCAAAGAAACCGATTAAGCTTGTCGATATTGTGTTCATTTCTCGGCTAAGACTTCGGATATGCAAACATCTTCACATCTCTTTTAGTATCCAACTCTCATTCCTACTTAGTTTTATTTCCCAACCTTATCACTCTTGCGGTTTTTTCACTCtaagtaatatttttttgtgCCGACTTATTTTGTCCTTCACTGCCATTCGGTTTTTTCACTCTAAGGAATATTTTTTTAGCCTTAACTTTTGCCTAGGTTAACCCTACTTGGGTTTCCAACCTAGCAGACTtactcattttttcttttgacactGTTTTTTTCTTCCGGCTTGAACCCGAGACCTCTGTTTAAACTAGAACAACTCCGTGTTAGTGCTGGATAGTATATAAAAACTAGAATAACAAaagtattttaattaattttcgtTTAACTAATGTAAAATTAATGTGAGGGATGTATATGACATGAGAAAGATGATcttatataagaaaataagaataaatcatgaatggttaaaaataaaacaatttaaatgctcacatgaccacttaaaaatgtcatgtgagTTTTTTAAAATGTCACATGATTTCATGTATTAATCTTGACCATTCATAATTAGATTtaacggtcatgatttattcttattttctcatataagaatacatttctcatatgatacatcatcaattaatgtatatatatattcataatAGAGTTTATTTGATAGTGTCACTAGGTTAGATACTTTGATTTATTTTTGGTCAATTTAGATACGTAAATTGTTTGATGGAGTTtgtctaaaaagtaaaaaagctACAATGggccaatttcaaaaaaaaattgatactaACTCATTCCGCTCCGCCTATTACCCAAACAATTGTGTGGTAATTTTGTTCCGCTCCATCATAAGATACCCAAACAATGGAGTGAGATTTTTATTCCATTCCTTTCCGCTTCATTCCATTCCATTATATTTCATTCAATTTCGCTCAGTTAcgttccatcaatccaaacatagcctaatgCCGAAACTATATCCAATCATGCTTCgaactcaatcaccatctccaTAGCCAAACCTTAGCCGCACCACTCCGCCACTGCAAACCAGTGCCGCTCCATCATCTTTGACCGAAGCAACCCTTCTTCCTCCGCAGCCAAGCTCCCGGCGGCGTCTTCAACGGTGTAGGCTCGGGGCTCGGGTCAAAGAGGCGTTGCATCTGTATGTGGGTGTTGATTATGGAAAACTTATCAAATAATGCCTTTCCACCCCTATGCTCCATATTAGAACCGACCCGAATGTTTTGTTTATTTCATTCAGCGATGGGCGACACCAGAGTGGAGGAGTTGCCGTTACCGGCGCTGTTTGAGCAAGCGCGGGAGATCCACGCCACCGCCAATGCCGATCAGGTAGTTCTTCGTTCCGCTCCTTGTTGCTGTTTATTCGGCTTTGACCATGCTTTTGAGTCTCTTGGTGTTCGATTTGTTCAGAAGGTTGTGAAGAAGGGTTACGAGACCTTGCAGAAATGTGAGGACATGGTTAATAAGCTCGGTTTGTTCTCTTCAAATGAAACCAAAGAGGATATCAGCACCGGCAACCTTAAGTACATTCTGGCACTTGTtcgtctgcttgttctttcttgtaaaattgttttcatttttaatttttattgctGAACTTCAGTTTTTGATTCATCGTTATTCGTGTTACTCCTCTTCGATATGTCTTCATTTTTAGTTTAGTGTATGTTTGTAAACCTAAGTTTCCACATTTAATTTGGGGAACAAGTTACTTTATAGTGGATTTGATAGGGCCATCTGTTTGAGACTGTTTCGGCTGGTAGAATGAACTTGATTGGAGGGTTCCAAATCCCTCTTCCCCACAGAAATGGAGAAGTTTATGCACTTTAATATACCAgggcatcatttttttttttctgataagCAGGGCATCAAAATATAACTTGTAAGACAATAATTTAATTCGTGTAGTTAGATTAACTTTATAATGTTTTGTAGTAAAAGCTTGGCCATTAAGCATACATTTTACATGAGAATTTCTTATAAGGAGCTATAGTAATTAGTTCGTGCAGTTATAATATCCAAACTATGTAGAGAATAGTTTCTATTCCATTCAACTCTATGATGTGGCACCTTACAAACTGATTCTAACATAGGTTAAATATTTTTGTGCATTTAACCACAACAGGTTCACCGTTCATGCTGCGAATCTGTTATCAACAAAACCAAATTTAAGGACAATTAATTGTATTGCATTATGCATTGTACTAGAAAAGATAGATACAGTTTGTTGGGTATCCTGCTTCAGTTTAGAAACTTAGGATACTATTTGTTTCTAGAAGGAATAGATTGGCTGATTTCACTCTATTTTGAGCTTCCATTGAAGGTGAagtgaaatatatatattggtTAGCCAAAGTACTCACTTGCCATGCTCACCCACAATTCAGTTTACGTAGTAGATTTAGTGGTGGATATTCTTATGGAATAAGTTTCATGAGAAATGGTGTTTACATTACCTGAAGGGAAAGTGAAAAGTTTGTACTGGTAAGTtagtatttataaataaattctaGCATCAGTATGACAGTATGCATTTACCCCTACTTATTTCAACTAAGTATGAGGATCTCATGGATGCCTATAAATGTAGAAAGCTGGACATATGCGCCTCCTATGCAATTCTTTCATTTGTTTTGACTTTTAACTGCTGATGATTGAGGATAACTgagaatttatttttttgtgaaTTGGATAACTGAGCAACTAATATTGATATCTTTTtactattttattaattttacatgaaaattccCTCAGGTGCCATTTTATCTTGCTGAGATGACTGAACAAATAGCACAGGATGACAGGATACAGATTGTAAAGGCTTCCCAGACAAAACTCAAGGTGAGAGCTAATCTGTGGAAAGAAACCCCACCCCTTCCCCTAACTGTCGATCCAACATAAAATGCACTCTTTTCTTATTAAATTTCTGACATTCTTCATAATTAATGCCCTTTGATTGAAGCTTACCAAAACAATACCTTTCTGTAGGAATTTATCTCATTTTGTGAAGCTATGGAGCTTGTCCCAAAAGAGGAGTTGGAATCTTATACACAAGGGGCACCAAAATCTGTTGCTGATCAGAGGGCCCGAAAGGTGTTTTTTTCCCTATATATTTATTGAATTATAtgcctttatttttttaataaaatctaGCAAATTTTAACTCTTTTTTCCCTTCATTACATTGAAATGAAAATTGGAAAAGAAACTTAGTAGGATGGGTATCATAATTGATTGGTACCAGCTATGACCAATGAGAAATACTGAATTTTATTGAAAGAATGACATGAAAACTACACAAATCCCTGGTATTCAAGAGACCAAGACTCTCCCTAATTTTCTTTATAACAAACAAGATACCCCCTAAAGCAGTACCAtcacttatttattttactCCAACTAACTATCCTCACTTGTTATAACCAACTGTTATTTATGCTAACTAACCCTCACAGGCAATATGCACtcttaaaattatgaaaaaatactaaaactaattatattaaatttattttccattaataaaaacattaaattattttcatataagaTAGCTCTTCTCATGGAAAATGTTTACTCTATAACGTCATATTTTGTCTAAACCTGAacaaattttcatgtaaaatgttcctccccgtgGGAGCTCATAACCTTAATGTTTTagcataaataaattattagtatatatctatttttttttatcctcaTACTATATTCTCACTATCAAATTAAACGATTATATTTTTTCCATTACTGAAAACGGATTGAATTCAATTatctataaatttaaaattaaattcccaTGTAAAATAATTCCTCCCATGAAAAGTATTTATTATGTGATTCAAATGTTCCTCTTCGTGGGAGTTTTTACCCTTGttatttctataaaaaaaatgcaagAGGGTTATATTGTTATATATTGCAAACTGATAAAATCTTATTAaaacttattatttatttatttttatatgaaaGTATTTTCTTGTAAAATTTTCCTCCCCGAGCTTTAACcttgtaatttaaatataaataataattatataagtaTTAATGTCTTCTAATCTCGGCACGACATATTTTCATCATCAAATTATCTTACTTGTATATATAAAATTGGTGCAATCCTTTTTGGAAGaaatagcttgaaaaaccaACTATGCTTATCTTCACGGTAAATTCCTCTCAATTTGTTGTCCACTAAAACCTTATCTTTTTTATGGAATCATAATGTTTTTTGAACTCAATGGAATCCTTAATGTTACAactacaaagtgatggaatcAGGCCCCGTGtgggaaaacagcttaattaagcgcttattcattagctattttaaaaaaatgattgaaataaattgaaaataagctatatataaacataaactctttttcataagctaaaatgaactcaaaacaacttataataGGTCATAAACAATTTGCCTAAGCCCTCCAAACATTGGCATAAGAGTTTATGctatcaaataagctcttcccaAACCTCTGTTCCCATGCTAAAGGAAAAGAATGGCCCATGGCATCACAAAGTTAATTGTAACACAATCACATTAAAAACTAATAAGATTAAATATGCAGCAAGGATTAAATATGCAGCAAGGACATGCTTTTATTTCCACAGTCTATAAACAAATTAACTCATACAACAGTAAACAACAGTGATTTTATTTCCACCGTCTAGGTGTTCATTGGTTCTCAACCAAGGCACAATGGAGTGCTTTTCCAAAAGAAATACTAAACATAAGGAGAGAAGCATCTCGTAGTGACAtaagaaaccctattttcgcTTATTAGGATACACTGGAAAATTTATGTCTTACTCTAACAAGTAAAATATTAGACCCCGCAACATAAAATATCCAGAACATACTATTAGATAAGAGAGTGGACGAAAAAGAGAATTGACATTTCCTTTAACCATGAAAATCCACACCATAAACCACCTATCAAAGTCAAAGTCCCCTAACTCAACAAAAAGGACTACATAGAGCTGAATAGAATGTATTCTCTTCAAAAGATGACTATATAATTGGCtcttatcatcttcatctcatATTGCTTGCAAGATTGTCATTTTGTTATTCATTCCTTCTCTTATTGATATTGAGATGAGTCTGGAAGTGACATCCCTTGTACTCTGGAATAGGAGAAAACTACAATCATATCAATAAAGAATTAAAGATTTGTCCCAAGACAGGTTTTAAAAATGAACAGAAGATAAAAATGAAAGGCGTAAATTATATCTAGCAATTTACGTTGAAGACATGATATCACAAGAAATTGAGAAAGCTAAATATGAACTCTTTATAGATACAAAAGCAAAAGCTATAACTGAGGCCATCTTAAAAGTCATGGACTCTGTATGACTCCATCCATCTTAGGCATCATTCAAGACCCCTGCCATTAATTTGCTTAAATCAGTTAAGTGATCAATGAATGAGATTAGAGTTGAGTAGGAAATAGAGATTTAAATCAAAATACTTCAGTTTACtcaattattttcatttgtCCATTGAAAATTTAAGATTTCTCTAGAACTATGGCCATCATGAAACGCCAGACCTGATTTTTATAGAAATCTTTCAAATCATTTTCCCGTAACAATGCAGTTTCATCACACACCTTGAAAAATGGGAAGATTA
This is a stretch of genomic DNA from Lotus japonicus ecotype B-129 chromosome 1, LjGifu_v1.2. It encodes these proteins:
- the LOC130733206 gene encoding PP2A regulatory subunit TAP46-like, with protein sequence MWVLIMENLSNNAFPPLCSILEPTRMFCLFHSAMGDTRVEELPLPALFEQAREIHATANADQKVVKKGYETLQKCEDMVNKLGLFSSNETKEDISTGNLKYILALVPFYLAEMTEQIAQDDRIQIVKASQTKLKEFISFCEAMELVPKEELESYTQGAPKSVADQRARKNLARNITRGR